The following proteins are co-located in the Gloeocapsa sp. DLM2.Bin57 genome:
- a CDS encoding response regulator, with protein sequence MSLEEGEKLKLIFLVEDNKADVRLIEEALKNSVVPHEIVAVKNGVEAMAYLRQEGEYADARRPDIILLDLNLPRKDGREVLAEIKADPQLKRIPVVVLTTSKNEDDIFHSYDLHVNCYITKSRNLSQLFEIVKGIEEFWLKTVTLPLD encoded by the coding sequence GTGAGCTTAGAAGAGGGCGAAAAGCTTAAACTCATTTTCCTAGTAGAGGACAATAAAGCTGATGTTCGTCTGATTGAAGAAGCTTTAAAAAATAGCGTTGTACCTCATGAAATCGTAGCGGTCAAAAATGGGGTGGAAGCAATGGCGTACTTACGTCAAGAAGGTGAGTACGCCGACGCTCGACGTCCTGATATTATTCTGTTAGACTTGAATTTACCCCGTAAAGACGGTCGAGAAGTGTTAGCAGAAATTAAAGCAGATCCCCAACTCAAACGTATTCCTGTAGTAGTTTTAACAACCTCAAAGAACGAAGATGATATCTTTCACAGCTACGATTTACACGTAAACTGTTATATCACTAAATCTCGGAATTTGAGTCAGTTGTTTGAGATAGTTAAAGGAATTGAGGAATTCTGGCTCAAGACTGTTACTCTACCATTAGATTAG
- a CDS encoding response regulator: protein MLTSSVKILLIEDNLAEARLLHEILKDANGNTFTLVHVQRLKEAIELIKSDNFDVILLDLTLPDSQGLASLIPLNCYAPSIPVVVLTNTNDDRLALEAVRQGAQDYLIKRQVNLHSLVRSLYYAIERKQSAENLRKAHEHLSQEVQKQKEDLIKAQEINQLRAELVSMISHDFRNPLTTILLSTGLLEDHEQKLTPEQKIRQYQRIRDAIKNLTGLLDEILLVGKAEAGRLDCDLMSLPLEPFCRQLLEELELTLNSQHKVVFISEGELNSGLWDEQLLKHILYNLLSNAIKYSPDGGVVILNLQRQGEIVIMEIKDQGIGIPEIDLHALFEPFHRGDNVDNIPGTGLGLAIVKNCVQVHGGTIEVVSQLGVGTTFTVTLPYLT from the coding sequence ATGTTGACAAGTTCAGTAAAAATCTTGTTGATTGAGGATAACTTGGCTGAAGCGAGATTATTACATGAGATTCTCAAAGATGCCAATGGTAATACTTTTACGCTAGTTCATGTACAGCGTTTAAAAGAGGCGATCGAACTCATTAAGAGTGACAATTTCGATGTGATCTTATTAGATTTAACTCTACCAGATAGTCAGGGTTTAGCTTCTCTAATACCCTTGAACTGTTATGCTCCTAGTATTCCTGTGGTAGTACTTACTAATACTAATGATGACAGGTTAGCCCTAGAAGCAGTTCGTCAAGGTGCGCAAGATTATTTAATCAAAAGACAAGTTAACTTACATTCTTTAGTACGCTCTCTCTATTATGCCATTGAGAGAAAACAAAGCGCAGAAAATCTCCGTAAAGCTCATGAACATCTTAGCCAAGAAGTACAAAAACAAAAAGAGGATTTAATCAAAGCACAAGAGATAAATCAACTTAGAGCAGAATTAGTATCGATGATTTCTCATGACTTTCGCAATCCTCTAACCACTATTCTACTCTCTACAGGACTACTTGAAGACCATGAGCAAAAATTAACCCCTGAACAAAAGATTAGACAATATCAACGCATTCGTGACGCGATTAAAAATTTAACAGGTTTACTCGATGAAATCTTATTAGTAGGTAAAGCTGAAGCGGGTAGATTAGATTGTGACCTAATGTCTTTACCTTTAGAACCATTTTGTCGTCAATTACTCGAAGAGTTGGAATTAACTCTCAATAGTCAGCATAAAGTGGTTTTTATCAGTGAAGGTGAGTTAAATTCGGGTTTGTGGGATGAACAGCTACTTAAACATATTTTATATAACTTACTTTCTAACGCGATTAAATATTCTCCTGATGGAGGAGTAGTGATATTAAATCTTCAACGTCAAGGAGAAATAGTAATCATGGAGATTAAAGATCAAGGGATTGGTATCCCTGAAATAGATTTACACGCTTTATTTGAACCCTTTCACCGTGGTGATAATGTGGACAATATCCCGGGAACAGGTTTAGGTTTAGCAATTGTTAAAAATTGTGTGCAGGTTCATGGGGGTACAATAGAGGTAGTTAGTCAATTGGGAGTGGGGACAACTTTTACAGTTACCTTACCCTATCTTACGTGA
- the rlmD gene encoding 23S rRNA (uracil(1939)-C(5))-methyltransferase RlmD has product MIAQGELVELEIEDLNHQGEGVGRVNGCVVFVRDTVIGDRVLVRILRLRKQYSEARLEKLLVSSPHRVRPYCIVADKCGGCQWQHIDYDYQLQVKRHQVEESLIRVGGFSNVQVADTLTQANSLGYRNKVTYPLGLSATQQVQAGYYRKGTHKLINLNQCPVQDSRFNSLLSELKQDIQQRGWTIDQDLTGVGQLRHLSLRVGRRTGEILLTLVTTTWDLPDIVPQAQIWLERYPALVGVSLNLNRCKSNVIFGRETRNIAGQPYLREIFAGLELRLLPDTFFQVNTETAEALLTIIRQRLCLQGHETLLDAYCGIGTFTLPLAQQVAQAIGLEVQQTAVEQAKINASLNNITNVTFYAGAVEHLLSQFSRPDILLLDPPRKGCDRLVIETIRKVSPPKLVYISCQPATLARDLQLLCQDNLYHLTFTQPADFFPQTAHIEVVAFLEKS; this is encoded by the coding sequence ATGATCGCACAGGGTGAATTAGTAGAATTAGAGATAGAAGACCTTAATCATCAAGGTGAGGGTGTAGGACGTGTTAACGGTTGCGTAGTTTTTGTCCGGGATACAGTGATAGGCGATCGCGTTTTAGTGCGTATTTTACGTCTGCGTAAACAATATAGCGAAGCAAGATTAGAAAAACTCTTAGTTAGTTCTCCTCACCGTGTTCGTCCCTATTGTATCGTAGCTGATAAGTGTGGGGGGTGTCAGTGGCAACATATCGACTATGACTATCAACTTCAGGTAAAACGTCACCAGGTGGAAGAAAGTTTAATCAGGGTTGGGGGTTTCTCTAATGTACAAGTAGCTGATACTCTCACACAAGCTAACTCCCTCGGTTATCGTAATAAGGTTACCTATCCTCTTGGTTTGTCTGCAACTCAACAAGTACAAGCGGGTTATTATCGCAAGGGAACTCATAAGTTAATTAATCTCAATCAATGTCCTGTACAGGATTCTCGCTTTAACTCTCTGTTGAGTGAATTAAAACAAGATATTCAACAACGGGGTTGGACTATTGATCAGGATTTAACTGGTGTGGGACAATTGCGTCATCTCTCTTTGCGTGTAGGAAGACGTACAGGAGAGATTTTACTCACCTTAGTTACTACCACTTGGGATTTACCAGATATTGTACCTCAAGCTCAAATCTGGTTAGAACGTTACCCCGCTTTAGTTGGTGTCTCCTTAAATCTTAATCGCTGTAAAAGTAATGTTATTTTTGGTCGAGAAACTCGTAATATTGCAGGACAACCCTATCTGAGAGAAATTTTTGCAGGGTTGGAGTTACGCTTACTTCCTGATACTTTTTTTCAGGTTAACACGGAAACCGCTGAAGCGCTTTTAACCATTATTCGTCAACGTCTCTGTCTCCAAGGTCATGAAACTCTCTTGGATGCTTACTGTGGTATAGGTACTTTTACTCTACCTCTAGCTCAACAAGTAGCTCAAGCTATTGGACTTGAAGTACAACAAACCGCGGTAGAACAAGCAAAAATTAACGCATCTCTCAACAATATCACTAATGTAACTTTTTACGCAGGTGCAGTAGAACACCTCTTATCTCAATTTTCTCGTCCTGATATTCTTCTTCTCGATCCTCCTCGCAAAGGTTGCGATCGCCTGGTAATTGAAACTATCCGCAAAGTTTCTCCCCCGAAGTTAGTTTATATCAGTTGTCAACCCGCAACTCTCGCTAGAGACCTCCAATTACTTTGTCAAGATAATCTCTATCATCTCACTTTTACTCAACCTGCTGACTTTTTCCCTCAAACTGCTCATATTGAAGTGGTAGCTTTTTTAGAAAAAAGTTAG
- a CDS encoding anti-sigma regulatory factor, with product MIAISLPLKKTKWSTMSFASTLYLYPILDLLLANIPSELQAEIRLGLQEALVNAAKHGNKLDPSKTVVVQFSQTKEGYSWIITDQGCGFDTQCFCELNLEEGIYPSEEAENGRGMCILHQIFDQVHWNHQGTEIRLCKNTNCASDLN from the coding sequence GTGATTGCTATCTCGCTACCTCTCAAGAAGACAAAGTGGAGTACTATGAGTTTCGCATCTACTTTGTATTTATACCCTATACTAGACCTGTTACTAGCTAATATTCCCTCTGAATTACAAGCAGAGATTAGGCTAGGTTTACAAGAAGCCTTAGTCAATGCTGCTAAACACGGTAATAAACTAGATCCGAGTAAAACAGTAGTAGTACAATTCTCTCAAACTAAAGAAGGATACTCCTGGATCATTACGGATCAAGGTTGTGGGTTTGATACCCAATGTTTTTGTGAACTTAATTTAGAAGAGGGAATTTATCCTTCCGAAGAAGCAGAAAACGGTAGAGGGATGTGTATCCTACACCAAATCTTTGACCAAGTACACTGGAATCATCAAGGAACAGAAATAAGACTATGCAAAAATACTAATTGTGCTTCAGACTTAAATTAA
- a CDS encoding DUF3458 domain-containing protein: MNNDVNEKQPKSFELPGAKPHYNPDKPGKVEHIFLDISLDLTQASLTGTCYLSLKPLRQGIEELTLDGVDLHINSVLVDSISQPFDYDGEKLYIHLIQPTGLETIQLAIAYQVIQPQRGIYFIKPDSDYPDKPIQVWTQGEDEDSRYWFPCFDYPGQLATSEIRVKVAKPYLAISNGELISTSSQDNEIIYHWLQKQVHPTYLMTLAVGDFAVIADQWGDIPVNYYVEKGGEEDAKRSMGKTPRMIEFFSQKFGYPYPYPKYAQVCVDDFIFGGMENTSTTILTDRCLLDAKAATDNRRTESLVAHELAHQWFGDLVVIKHWSHAWLKEGMASYAEVLWTEVEYGQDDAAYYLLGEARNYLQEDSTRYRRPIVTNVYREAIELYDRHLYEKGACVYHMIRTILGDELFDATIKTFVNDNAHQTVETIDLLRAIEKTTGYNLNSLFDQYVFRGGHPDFKVNYSWDNKNKLAEVKITQTQGKDNPKELFNLTIPLAFGYVEGEEVELKTVTLNLLEYQQSFYFPLEKKPDFISFDVGNNYLKTVSLDYALAELKAQLKSDPNPVSRIYAGIAIAKKGNLEAITALQQSLTNDRFWGVRKEAAKQLGKIKLDQAVNALLLGLNDDHPQVRGEVIAALAKFKTTLSYDTLKQLLSQGDSSYYNEAAIAKSLGTIVVGNLEKQQSEVIELLTEVLNNQPGWNEVVRSGAIAGLSQLKTSPEAADLILEYTNRGIPQPLRLAAIRALGTVASGQKPEKIEKILQKLEDIASESFYLTQVAVTSALRQIQHPQALEILDNLASQSPDGRIKRIASEAKTKVQGKMGSDQAIKELRQEIDKLKQENQELKSRLAKLET; the protein is encoded by the coding sequence ATGAATAACGACGTAAACGAAAAACAACCTAAATCTTTTGAGTTACCAGGTGCAAAACCACACTATAATCCCGATAAACCAGGAAAAGTTGAACATATCTTTTTAGATATTAGTCTAGATTTGACTCAAGCTAGTCTAACAGGAACTTGTTATCTGAGTTTAAAACCCCTACGTCAAGGGATAGAAGAATTAACCCTCGATGGAGTGGATTTGCACATAAACTCAGTGTTAGTCGATAGTATTAGTCAACCCTTTGATTACGATGGGGAAAAACTTTACATACATCTGATCCAACCTACTGGTTTAGAAACCATCCAACTAGCGATCGCCTATCAAGTGATCCAACCCCAACGAGGTATCTATTTTATTAAACCCGATTCAGATTACCCCGATAAACCAATCCAAGTATGGACTCAAGGAGAAGACGAAGACTCCCGCTATTGGTTTCCCTGTTTTGATTATCCAGGACAATTAGCTACCTCAGAGATTAGAGTTAAAGTAGCTAAACCCTATCTTGCAATTTCTAATGGTGAATTAATCTCTACCTCAAGTCAAGATAACGAGATTATTTATCACTGGTTGCAAAAACAAGTACACCCTACCTACCTCATGACTCTCGCTGTAGGAGATTTTGCGGTAATTGCCGATCAATGGGGTGATATACCCGTAAACTACTATGTAGAAAAAGGAGGGGAAGAAGATGCTAAACGCAGTATGGGTAAAACACCTAGGATGATCGAGTTTTTTAGTCAGAAGTTTGGTTATCCCTATCCTTACCCTAAATATGCTCAAGTCTGTGTAGATGATTTTATCTTTGGAGGGATGGAAAATACCTCTACTACTATCTTAACAGACCGCTGTCTCTTAGATGCTAAAGCAGCTACAGATAACCGACGTACTGAAAGTTTAGTCGCACACGAATTAGCCCATCAATGGTTTGGTGATTTAGTAGTGATTAAACATTGGTCACACGCTTGGTTAAAAGAGGGAATGGCTTCTTATGCTGAGGTACTCTGGACTGAGGTAGAATATGGTCAGGATGATGCAGCTTATTATCTGTTGGGAGAAGCACGCAATTATCTACAAGAAGACTCTACCCGCTATCGTCGTCCTATTGTAACTAATGTCTATCGAGAAGCGATCGAATTATACGATCGCCATCTCTATGAAAAAGGTGCTTGTGTTTATCATATGATTCGTACTATTTTAGGAGATGAGTTATTTGACGCGACGATTAAGACTTTTGTTAACGATAATGCCCATCAAACCGTAGAAACTATCGATTTATTAAGGGCAATCGAGAAAACTACAGGATATAACCTCAATTCTCTTTTTGATCAATACGTGTTTAGAGGTGGTCATCCCGATTTTAAAGTTAACTATAGTTGGGATAATAAAAATAAACTCGCTGAAGTGAAAATAACCCAAACCCAGGGTAAAGACAATCCCAAAGAGTTATTTAATCTGACTATACCCCTAGCTTTTGGTTATGTAGAAGGAGAAGAGGTAGAGTTAAAAACAGTTACTCTCAATCTGTTAGAGTATCAACAGAGTTTTTATTTTCCTCTAGAGAAGAAACCAGATTTTATCAGCTTTGATGTGGGTAATAATTACCTGAAAACCGTCTCTCTAGATTATGCTTTAGCGGAGTTAAAAGCCCAACTAAAATCTGATCCCAATCCTGTTAGTAGAATTTACGCAGGGATAGCGATCGCCAAAAAAGGTAACTTAGAAGCGATCACAGCTTTACAACAATCTCTCACTAACGATCGCTTTTGGGGTGTACGTAAAGAAGCAGCTAAACAATTAGGTAAAATTAAACTAGATCAAGCTGTCAACGCATTACTCTTAGGTTTAAATGATGATCATCCTCAAGTCAGAGGAGAAGTAATCGCAGCTTTGGCTAAGTTTAAAACCACTCTTAGCTACGATACTCTCAAACAATTACTCTCTCAAGGAGATAGTAGTTATTATAACGAAGCCGCGATCGCTAAATCTTTAGGAACAATAGTAGTAGGAAATCTAGAAAAACAACAATCAGAAGTCATCGAACTACTTACAGAAGTTTTAAACAATCAACCAGGGTGGAATGAAGTAGTCAGAAGTGGGGCGATCGCTGGTTTAAGTCAATTAAAAACCTCCCCTGAAGCTGCTGATTTAATTCTAGAATACACCAATAGAGGCATACCTCAACCCTTACGTCTAGCTGCAATTCGGGCTTTAGGAACGGTTGCTAGTGGTCAAAAACCAGAAAAAATCGAGAAAATCTTGCAAAAACTAGAAGATATCGCCTCAGAAAGCTTTTATCTCACCCAAGTAGCCGTTACTAGTGCTTTAAGACAAATACAGCATCCCCAAGCCCTCGAAATTCTCGACAACTTAGCCTCTCAATCCCCCGACGGTAGAATTAAACGTATTGCTTCAGAAGCTAAAACTAAAGTACAAGGAAAAATGGGTTCAGATCAAGCGATTAAGGAATTAAGACAAGAAATCGACAAGTTAAAACAAGAAAACCAGGAGTTAAAAAGTCGTCTAGCTAAGCTAGAAACCTAA